The genomic stretch GCCGTTCGGCCGATTTTTGACGGCGCGACCCTCATGATCGGCGGTTTCGGCGGATCGGGCGCGCCGATCGAACTCATTCACGCGCTGATCGACCAGGGCGCCAAGGACCTCACGGTCATCAACAACAATGCCGGCAATGGCCATGTCGGACTTGCGGCGCTGATCGAGCAGAACCGCGTGCGCCGGATGATCTGCTCGTTTCCGCGCTCGTCCAACGCCACTGTGTTCAACGAGCGCTATCTTGCCGGAAAGATCGAGCTGGAACTGGTGCCGCAGGGCACGCTCGCCGAGCGCATCCGCGCCGGCGGCGCCGGCATTCCGGCCTTCTATACGCCGACCGGGTACGGCACCGAACTTGCCGACGGCAAGCCGGTCGCCGAATTCGACGGACGGCCCTATGTGCAGGAGCGCTGGCTGAAGGCCGATTTCGCCCTGATCAAGGCGGAGACCGCCGATACCCACGGCAACCTCACCTACCGCATGGCCGCGCGCAACTTCAATCCGCTGATGGCGATGGCCGCGACAACCACCATCGTCCAGGCGAGCCGCATCGTCGCGCCCGGCGGCATTGACCCCGAACAGGTGATAACGCCGGGCATCTTCGTCTCCTCGGTCGTCGAGGTCGCCGCGCCCGCGCAGGAAGAACTCCTCACCCGGCAGGAGGCCGTCTACCCATGATTTCCGTCGACGACATCAAGCTTTCCAATGCCCAGATCGCCTGGCGCGCCGCCCAGGACATAGAGGACGGCGCCTATGTCAATCTCGGCATCGGCTTTCCCGAAATGGTGGCGAAGTTTCAGCCGGAGGGGCGGCAGGCAATCTTTCACACCGAAAACGGCGTGCTCGATTTCGGGCCCGCGCCGGAACCGGGCGAGGAGGACTGGGACCTCATCAATGCCGGCAAGAAGGCGATCACGCTGCGCCCGGGCACGGCCTTCTTCCACCACGCCGACAGTTTCGCCATGGTGCGCGGCGGCCATCTGGATGTCGCCATTCTCGGCGCCTATGAAGTGGCCGAAAACGGCGACCTCGCCAACTGGTCGACCGGCAAGGGCGGCGTTCCCGCCGTCGGCGGGGCAATGGACCTCGTCCATGGCGCAAGGCGCGTCGCTGTCGTCACCGACCATGTGACCAAGAAGGGCGCGCCGAAACTGGTGAAACGCTGTTCGCTGCCGCTGACGGGGATCGCCTGCGTCACGCGGGTCTATACCTCGCTTGCCGTCATCGATATCACCAACGGCCATTTTGTTCTCCGCGAGAAACTGGCCACCCTGTCCTTTGACGACCTGCAGGCGCTGACCGGCGGGCCGCTTCACGTCGAAGGCGATGTTGCGGAACTCAACGTACCGGAAGTGTGATCCATGAAAGACGTCTATATCTGCGACTATATCCGCACCCCGATCGGCCGTTTCGGCGGCGCGCTTTCCGCCGTCAGGGCCGACGACCTTGCCGCGATCCCGATCCGCGCGCTCATGGAGCGCAGCCCCGCGACCGACTGGTCTTGCGTCGACGAGGTGATTCTCGGCTGCGCCAACCAGGCCGGCGAGGACAACCGCAATGTGGCGCGCATGGCCACCCTTCTTGCCGGCCTGCCGGTGGAGGTGCCCGGCACGACCATGAACCGCCTCTGCGGTTCGGGCATGGATGCCGTCATCACCGCCGCGCGCGCCATTCGCGCCGAAGAGGCGGAGCTGATCATCGCCGGCGGGGTGGAGTCCATGTCCCGCGCGCCCTTCGTGATGCCGAAGGCCGCGACGGCCTTTTCCCGCAATGCGGAAATCTACGACACGACCATAGGCTGGCGCTTCGTCAACTCTGAGATGAAGGCGCGCTACGGCGTCGATTCCATGCCGGAGACCGGCGAAAACGTGGCGGAGGACTTCTCGATCAACCGGGAGGACCAGGACGCCTTTGCCTGCGCCTCGCAACAAAAGGCCGCCCGCGCGATGGACAACGGCCGACTGGCGCAGGAGATCACGCCGGTCTCCATCCCCCAGCGCAAGGGCGAGCCGAAGATCGTCGCGCGCGACGAGCAGCCGCGCCCGGAAACGACCGTCGAGGTGCTTGCCCGTCTTCCCACGCCCTTCCGCGCCGGCGGAACGGTGACGGCAGGCAATGCCTCGGGCGTCAATGACGGAGCGGCGGGGCTCATCCTTGCAAGCGAGGAAGCCGCCGTCAGGCACGGCCTCAACCCGATCGCCCGCCTCCTCGGGGGCGCAACCGCCGGCGTCGCACCGCGCATCATGGGCTTCGGTCCGGCAATCGCGGCGCGCAAGCTGATGCGCCGGCTCGGGTTAAAGACCGGAGATTTTTCCGTGATCGAGCTCAACGAGGCCTTTGCATCGCAGGCGCTCGC from Martelella sp. AD-3 encodes the following:
- a CDS encoding 3-oxoacid CoA-transferase subunit A produces the protein MDKTISSIEAAVRPIFDGATLMIGGFGGSGAPIELIHALIDQGAKDLTVINNNAGNGHVGLAALIEQNRVRRMICSFPRSSNATVFNERYLAGKIELELVPQGTLAERIRAGGAGIPAFYTPTGYGTELADGKPVAEFDGRPYVQERWLKADFALIKAETADTHGNLTYRMAARNFNPLMAMAATTTIVQASRIVAPGGIDPEQVITPGIFVSSVVEVAAPAQEELLTRQEAVYP
- a CDS encoding 3-oxoacid CoA-transferase subunit B, producing the protein MISVDDIKLSNAQIAWRAAQDIEDGAYVNLGIGFPEMVAKFQPEGRQAIFHTENGVLDFGPAPEPGEEDWDLINAGKKAITLRPGTAFFHHADSFAMVRGGHLDVAILGAYEVAENGDLANWSTGKGGVPAVGGAMDLVHGARRVAVVTDHVTKKGAPKLVKRCSLPLTGIACVTRVYTSLAVIDITNGHFVLREKLATLSFDDLQALTGGPLHVEGDVAELNVPEV
- the pcaF gene encoding 3-oxoadipyl-CoA thiolase, with the translated sequence MKDVYICDYIRTPIGRFGGALSAVRADDLAAIPIRALMERSPATDWSCVDEVILGCANQAGEDNRNVARMATLLAGLPVEVPGTTMNRLCGSGMDAVITAARAIRAEEAELIIAGGVESMSRAPFVMPKAATAFSRNAEIYDTTIGWRFVNSEMKARYGVDSMPETGENVAEDFSINREDQDAFACASQQKAARAMDNGRLAQEITPVSIPQRKGEPKIVARDEQPRPETTVEVLARLPTPFRAGGTVTAGNASGVNDGAAGLILASEEAAVRHGLNPIARLLGGATAGVAPRIMGFGPAIAARKLMRRLGLKTGDFSVIELNEAFASQALATLRDLGIADDDPRVNPNGGAIALGHPLGMSGARITGTAMLELKPGEKALSAMCIGVGQGIAVALERL